In one Niallia taxi genomic region, the following are encoded:
- a CDS encoding YwgA family protein has protein sequence MLKDHAKIMNAIAASGEIIGRKKLQKMIYIAKKLDFPFHEKYQFHFFGPYSEELTLRIEELCNMGFLNELKEKKGGYYQYRYTLTENGQEFLEQNKVEMPALPSCLEDMNSQNSRFLELVSTVLFFDSLEKEEVQEKVFTLKSKQKYTVEEVETAYQYIDALKGMAKQ, from the coding sequence TTGTTAAAAGATCATGCGAAAATTATGAACGCGATTGCTGCTTCAGGTGAAATTATCGGAAGAAAAAAATTGCAGAAGATGATTTACATCGCAAAGAAGCTGGATTTCCCTTTCCATGAGAAATATCAATTTCATTTTTTTGGACCGTACTCAGAGGAATTGACATTGAGGATAGAAGAGCTGTGTAATATGGGCTTCCTTAATGAATTAAAGGAGAAAAAGGGCGGATATTATCAATATCGGTATACACTGACAGAAAATGGTCAGGAATTTCTCGAACAGAATAAGGTGGAAATGCCGGCACTGCCAAGCTGTCTTGAAGATATGAACAGTCAAAACTCTCGATTCCTGGAACTTGTATCTACAGTCCTCTTTTTTGACAGCCTGGAAAAAGAGGAAGTGCAAGAAAAGGTCTTTACGTTGAAAAGCAAGCAGAAGTACACGGTCGAAGAAGTAGAAACTGCTTACCAATATATTGATGCTTTAAAGGGCATGGCAAAACAATAA
- a CDS encoding 2-hydroxymuconate tautomerase, with translation MPYITVKMLEGRTEEQKKKLVKKVTEAVVETTGAPKENVVIFIEEMSPNNYGVAGVRKSDE, from the coding sequence ATGCCATATATTACTGTGAAAATGCTGGAAGGCCGAACAGAGGAACAGAAGAAAAAGCTCGTAAAAAAGGTGACAGAAGCAGTTGTTGAAACAACTGGTGCTCCGAAAGAGAACGTCGTTATCTTCATTGAAGAAATGTCCCCAAACAATTATGGAGTTGCAGGCGTGCGTAAAAGTGACGAATAG
- a CDS encoding site-2 protease family protein, with product MLFTQSLASLPYIIISIIIAFTVHEFAHAYVAYKFGDPTAQKQGRLTFNPIAHIDPIGAIFILIAGFGWARPVPVNRHYFKRPKLAGVLVSFAGPFSNLVLAFLGFGGMVLMQKLGIPTGTAFDLYPFLSMFVSINLMLFAFNLLPLPPLDGYRIIEDLVTSRVRAMMSKYEVYGSIIFIVLLVTGLSSQTISPWISNISAFFYNIFISIFY from the coding sequence TTGTTATTTACACAGTCTTTGGCGAGTTTGCCATACATTATCATCTCCATCATTATTGCTTTTACGGTCCATGAATTTGCCCATGCATATGTGGCATATAAGTTTGGAGATCCGACCGCCCAAAAGCAAGGGAGACTCACCTTTAATCCGATTGCCCATATTGATCCAATCGGTGCCATTTTCATCCTGATTGCCGGTTTCGGTTGGGCACGGCCAGTGCCAGTCAACCGCCACTATTTCAAACGACCAAAATTGGCAGGTGTGTTAGTTTCGTTTGCAGGGCCTTTCAGCAATCTTGTGTTAGCTTTCTTAGGTTTTGGTGGAATGGTATTGATGCAAAAATTAGGTATTCCGACAGGCACAGCTTTTGATTTATACCCATTTTTGTCCATGTTTGTATCTATTAACTTAATGCTCTTTGCCTTTAACCTGCTGCCGCTTCCTCCATTGGACGGCTATCGAATCATTGAGGATTTAGTGACATCCAGAGTGCGGGCTATGATGTCTAAATACGAAGTGTACGGCTCGATTATCTTTATCGTCTTGCTTGTAACAGGATTGTCCAGCCAGACTATTTCACCTTGGATAAGTAATATATCCGCATTTTTTTATAATATCTTTATTTCCATATTTTATTAA
- a CDS encoding YwhD family protein — protein sequence MEEKKKKPIGFNIIKNAPTDGHKGFGIGALSLENVSPVIIDVEAGEAAVDVGAMHARSVVEKGIKFLKEKEEVPNGKPYWLVWVTIDRKPEGAYYAGVTACEMTVDRSIRRGYKSLPEHVNKMDKSMKRHIMVDHMDDKSKKLLADFLINHDESIWDNSTDQLKNDLLG from the coding sequence TTGGAAGAGAAAAAGAAAAAACCAATCGGCTTCAATATCATTAAAAATGCTCCGACAGATGGACATAAAGGCTTCGGAATCGGCGCTTTGAGCCTGGAGAATGTTTCTCCAGTGATTATTGATGTAGAAGCTGGCGAGGCTGCTGTTGATGTCGGTGCGATGCATGCGAGAAGTGTTGTTGAAAAAGGGATTAAGTTTTTGAAAGAAAAGGAAGAGGTCCCAAATGGAAAGCCATACTGGCTTGTGTGGGTGACAATTGACCGCAAGCCGGAGGGTGCTTATTATGCAGGGGTTACAGCTTGTGAAATGACTGTTGACCGTTCGATTCGCAGAGGCTATAAGTCCCTGCCAGAGCATGTGAACAAAATGGATAAATCAATGAAACGTCATATCATGGTAGATCATATGGATGACAAATCAAAAAAATTACTTGCAGACTTTTTAATAAATCACGACGAGTCAATTTGGGACAATTCAACAGATCAGTTGAAAAACGATTTACTCGGATAA
- a CDS encoding transglycosylase domain-containing protein, which translates to MEVIAKDRLKNSAKYIRLIVILAILAAFIFSIGFAGVLIYAKVLGAPPLTVTQSTIYYSDDGTIIGESNSGQKRYWVPIEEISPDLINATVSIEDKGFYDHHGFDYKRIAAAILADIKAMAKVQGASTITQQYARNLFLEHEKTWKRKLSEAFYTIRLEMFYTKQEILEGYINTIYYGHGAYGAEAASQYYFGKPASDLTLGEAAMLAGIPKGPSVYSPLVSPENAKKRQGIILHSLMENGYINEKDMQAAVTEKLEFTGEFPISSAETAPYFQDAVKNILKTELNMDDRTIQLGGLRVYTTLNTKQQKIAEDTVKSEISDTSKIQVGFVAMDPSTGYVKAMVGGRDYSESSFNRATQAARQPGSTIKPLLYYAALEHGFTPVTMMSSEKTTFRFEDGRDPYIPHNFNNKYADGNITMAQALALSDNVYAVKTHLFLGMDVLADTAKRFGLSTPMQAVPSLALGTSNVKVVDMANAYSMLANGGNNTSPVFITKIETADGQLIYRSKQEKEQVLDEDLAFIMNSMMTGMFDKNLNGYASVTGSTILNNITRIYAGKSGTTESDSWMIGYTPQLVSAVWTGYDEGGPITISADKTYAKKVWVKFMENSLKEQPIVGFKPTKGTAAAYIDPKSGKLATEDCSPKRLMYFTKDKVPTQYCDDLPKNESSNPTDNNGQKQVEKLPWYKRIFHW; encoded by the coding sequence ATGGAAGTCATTGCAAAAGATCGCCTGAAAAATTCAGCTAAATATATCAGGCTGATTGTCATCCTGGCAATACTCGCCGCGTTTATTTTCAGCATTGGTTTTGCAGGGGTTCTTATCTATGCGAAGGTTTTGGGTGCACCGCCTTTAACTGTTACCCAGTCAACTATTTACTATTCTGACGATGGGACGATTATCGGTGAGAGCAACAGTGGGCAAAAGAGATACTGGGTTCCGATTGAGGAAATAAGTCCAGATTTAATCAATGCGACAGTTTCCATAGAGGACAAGGGCTTCTATGACCATCATGGCTTTGATTATAAACGAATAGCAGCGGCGATACTTGCTGACATAAAGGCAATGGCAAAGGTTCAGGGTGCTAGTACTATCACACAGCAGTATGCTAGAAATCTTTTTTTAGAGCATGAAAAGACATGGAAAAGGAAGCTTTCTGAAGCCTTTTATACAATAAGGCTTGAGATGTTCTATACAAAGCAGGAAATTCTTGAGGGCTATATTAATACCATCTATTATGGTCATGGTGCCTATGGTGCGGAAGCCGCTAGCCAATATTACTTTGGTAAACCAGCATCAGATCTGACATTAGGCGAGGCGGCGATGCTCGCAGGTATACCGAAAGGGCCGAGTGTCTATTCTCCACTAGTATCACCTGAAAACGCCAAGAAGAGGCAAGGAATTATTCTTCATTCCTTAATGGAAAACGGCTATATCAATGAAAAGGATATGCAGGCAGCAGTGACAGAAAAGCTTGAGTTTACAGGGGAATTCCCAATCTCAAGTGCTGAAACAGCACCTTACTTTCAGGATGCCGTGAAAAACATCTTAAAGACAGAACTGAATATGGACGATCGGACCATTCAGCTTGGCGGGTTGCGTGTATACACAACCTTAAATACGAAGCAGCAAAAAATAGCAGAAGATACAGTCAAAAGTGAAATAAGTGATACAAGTAAAATCCAAGTCGGATTTGTTGCAATGGATCCAAGCACCGGTTATGTCAAAGCGATGGTTGGTGGTCGGGATTACAGCGAAAGCTCCTTCAACAGGGCGACACAGGCAGCCCGTCAGCCTGGCTCTACTATTAAGCCGCTTCTTTACTATGCGGCATTAGAGCATGGATTTACGCCTGTGACGATGATGAGCAGTGAAAAAACGACCTTCCGTTTTGAGGATGGCCGTGATCCATATATTCCTCATAATTTTAACAATAAGTATGCGGATGGAAACATCACGATGGCCCAAGCACTGGCTTTATCAGATAATGTATACGCAGTTAAGACACATTTATTTCTAGGAATGGATGTGTTGGCAGACACAGCTAAAAGGTTTGGGCTGTCGACACCGATGCAGGCCGTGCCTTCCTTGGCATTAGGAACATCCAATGTGAAGGTTGTTGATATGGCTAACGCATACAGCATGCTGGCAAATGGAGGCAATAACACTTCACCGGTGTTCATTACGAAAATTGAGACAGCAGACGGACAATTGATTTATAGAAGTAAACAAGAAAAAGAGCAGGTTTTGGATGAAGATTTAGCATTCATCATGAATTCCATGATGACAGGAATGTTTGACAAAAATCTAAATGGCTATGCAAGCGTGACTGGCAGTACCATCTTGAATAATATCACGAGAATTTACGCTGGAAAATCGGGAACAACTGAATCTGACAGCTGGATGATTGGCTATACTCCGCAGCTCGTTTCCGCTGTATGGACAGGCTACGATGAAGGTGGCCCAATTACCATCTCAGCCGATAAAACTTATGCCAAAAAGGTTTGGGTTAAATTTATGGAAAACAGCCTCAAGGAGCAACCAATAGTTGGCTTTAAACCAACAAAGGGAACTGCCGCTGCTTATATTGATCCGAAAAGCGGAAAGCTTGCGACAGAGGACTGTTCACCAAAAAGACTGATGTATTTCACTAAGGATAAGGTTCCGACTCAATACTGTGATGACCTCCCTAAAAATGAGTCATCGAATCCGACCGATAACAACGGACAAAAGCAAGTTGAAAAGCTACCTTGGTATAAACGAATTTTCCATTGGTAA
- the speE gene encoding spermidine synthase yields the protein MGLWFTEKQTDNFGITMKIKQTLHTEQTDFQKLDMVETEEWGNMLLLDDMVMTSVKDEFVYHEMVAHIPLFTHPNPENVLVVGGGDGGVIREVLKHPSVKKATLVDIDGKVIEYSKKFLPEIAGKLDDPRVEVKVGDGFMHIAESENDYDVIMVDSTEPVGPAVNLFTKGFYDGIAKALKEDGLFVAQSDNPWFKADLIRAVQKDVKEIFPITRLYIANIPTYPSGMWAFTIGSKKYDPLEVKADRFHELETKYYTKELHKAAFVLPKFVKDLTE from the coding sequence ATGGGATTATGGTTTACAGAAAAACAAACAGATAACTTCGGAATTACGATGAAAATTAAACAAACATTACATACAGAGCAAACAGATTTTCAAAAGCTTGATATGGTCGAAACAGAAGAATGGGGCAATATGCTCCTACTGGATGATATGGTTATGACCTCTGTCAAGGACGAATTCGTATATCATGAAATGGTTGCACATATACCGTTGTTCACACATCCGAACCCGGAGAATGTGTTAGTGGTAGGCGGCGGAGATGGCGGTGTCATTAGGGAAGTGTTAAAGCATCCTAGTGTGAAAAAGGCTACTTTAGTAGATATTGACGGAAAGGTCATTGAATACAGTAAAAAGTTTCTGCCAGAAATAGCCGGAAAATTGGATGATCCTCGGGTTGAAGTTAAGGTTGGCGATGGTTTCATGCATATTGCTGAGAGCGAAAATGATTATGATGTCATTATGGTCGATTCTACAGAGCCTGTTGGGCCTGCAGTCAATTTATTCACTAAGGGATTCTATGATGGAATTGCAAAGGCATTAAAGGAGGATGGCTTATTTGTAGCCCAGTCCGATAATCCTTGGTTTAAAGCAGATCTTATCCGTGCTGTCCAAAAGGATGTTAAAGAGATATTTCCTATTACGAGACTGTATATCGCTAATATACCAACATATCCAAGCGGAATGTGGGCATTCACAATTGGTTCAAAAAAGTATGATCCACTTGAAGTGAAGGCTGACCGTTTTCACGAATTAGAGACAAAATATTATACGAAGGAATTACACAAGGCTGCTTTTGTGCTGCCGAAGTTCGTTAAAGATTTAACAGAGTAG
- the speB gene encoding agmatinase gives MRFDEAYQGNTFIKSHQNFEESKAVLYGMPMDWTVSFRPGSRFGPTRIREVSVGLEEYSPYLDRDLADVKYFDAGDIPLPFGNPQKSLNMIEEFVDKVLAEDKFPLGMGGEHLVSWGVFQAMYKKYPDLAIIHMDAHTDLRDEYEGEPLSHSTPIKKVANLIGPKNVYSFGIRSGMKEEFEWAKEVGMHISKFEVLEPLKEILPTLAGRPVYVTIDIDVLDPAHAPGTGTVDAGGITSKELLASIHEIARSEVNVVGADLVEVAPIYDPSEQTANTASKLIREMILGWVK, from the coding sequence TTGCGTTTTGATGAAGCATATCAAGGTAATACTTTTATAAAAAGTCACCAAAATTTTGAGGAAAGCAAGGCAGTTCTTTATGGAATGCCGATGGATTGGACAGTATCCTTCCGTCCCGGCTCAAGATTCGGCCCAACAAGAATTCGTGAGGTTTCAGTTGGTCTTGAAGAGTACAGCCCGTACTTAGACCGTGACTTAGCAGATGTTAAATACTTTGACGCTGGAGATATTCCATTGCCATTCGGAAACCCGCAAAAAAGCTTAAACATGATTGAAGAATTCGTGGATAAAGTATTGGCTGAAGACAAGTTTCCACTTGGAATGGGCGGCGAGCATTTAGTTTCATGGGGTGTTTTCCAAGCGATGTACAAAAAATATCCTGACTTGGCAATCATCCATATGGACGCACATACAGATTTACGGGATGAATATGAGGGAGAGCCGCTATCTCACTCCACACCGATTAAAAAGGTTGCAAACCTAATCGGTCCAAAAAACGTCTACTCATTTGGAATCCGTTCAGGTATGAAGGAAGAATTCGAATGGGCAAAAGAAGTTGGTATGCATATCTCCAAATTTGAAGTGCTAGAGCCACTAAAAGAAATCCTGCCAACATTAGCAGGCAGACCAGTATACGTTACAATCGATATAGACGTATTAGACCCAGCACATGCACCAGGAACAGGAACAGTAGACGCAGGCGGAATCACATCAAAAGAACTACTTGCATCCATACACGAAATTGCACGCTCAGAAGTAAACGTTGTAGGAGCAGACTTAGTGGAAGTAGCACCAATCTACGACCCATCAGAACAAACAGCAAACACAGCAAGCAAACTAATCAGAGAAATGATCCTTGGTTGGGTAAAATAA
- a CDS encoding DUF1934 domain-containing protein: MSNGQAPIKIHVTTNIYNGSSKDSIEWVGFGQYLEKDGSSYIKYEEEIEEGTIKTIVKVSGNEGLILRSGAVKMRLAFLLNKKRNGSYETPYGTFLMVTDTKRLGMEKEAHSPSGLIDILYDLNTNGNKNGTYHMTINFKEETVQA, encoded by the coding sequence TTGTCTAACGGGCAAGCACCTATAAAAATACATGTGACCACCAACATATACAACGGAAGCTCGAAAGATAGTATCGAGTGGGTTGGATTTGGACAATACTTAGAAAAAGACGGAAGCAGTTATATTAAATACGAAGAAGAAATAGAAGAAGGCACCATTAAGACGATTGTTAAAGTATCTGGAAATGAAGGATTAATACTTCGCAGCGGAGCAGTGAAAATGCGACTGGCCTTTTTGTTGAACAAAAAGCGAAATGGCAGCTATGAAACTCCTTATGGTACTTTTCTAATGGTGACAGATACAAAGCGGCTAGGCATGGAAAAAGAAGCACATAGTCCATCAGGGCTTATTGATATATTGTATGATTTAAATACGAATGGCAATAAAAATGGAACCTATCATATGACAATCAATTTTAAGGAGGAGACAGTACAAGCATGA
- the argS gene encoding arginine--tRNA ligase: protein MNIVDQIKEKLKDEIKASVVKAGLAEEAQIPEVILELPKDKAHGDYSTNMAMQLARVAKKAPRAIAEAIIDNFDQTKASIEKVEIAGPGFINFYMNNRYLADLIPTILEAGDAYGETSFGNKEKVQVEFVSANPTGDLHLGHARGAAVGDSLCNILDKAGYDVSREYYINDAGNQINNLALSVEARYFQALGQDKEMPADGYHGEDIIGIGKKLAEEFGDKFVHVEEKERFDFFRTYGLKYEMGKLKQDLEDFRVPFDVWYSETSLYENGKIDVALNSLRENGYIYEEDGATWLRSMDFGDDKNRVLIKNDGSYTYLTPDIAYHKDKLERGFTKLINVWGADHHGYIPRMRAAIQALGYDKDALEVEIIQLVHLYKNGEKMKMSKRTGKAVTMRDLVEEVGLDATRYFFAMRSADTHLDFDLDLAVSQSNENPVYYAQYAHARIASILRQGKEQGIELDNNLDVSHITAEKEFDLLKKLGEFPQAVTEAAAKRMPHRITNYIYDLASTFHSFYNAEKVLDADNMERTKARLALIQSTKITLKNALHLIGVSAPEKM, encoded by the coding sequence ATGAATATCGTAGATCAAATAAAAGAAAAACTGAAGGATGAAATTAAAGCGAGTGTTGTGAAGGCAGGTCTTGCTGAAGAGGCACAAATTCCAGAAGTAATTCTAGAATTACCGAAGGACAAGGCACACGGGGACTATTCTACAAATATGGCGATGCAACTGGCAAGAGTGGCAAAAAAAGCACCAAGAGCAATTGCAGAAGCAATTATCGACAACTTTGACCAAACAAAGGCATCCATTGAGAAAGTAGAAATTGCTGGTCCTGGATTTATCAATTTCTATATGAATAACCGCTACTTAGCAGACTTAATTCCGACAATTCTTGAAGCAGGCGATGCTTACGGAGAAACTAGCTTCGGAAATAAGGAAAAGGTGCAAGTTGAGTTTGTATCAGCTAACCCTACTGGAGATCTTCATTTAGGACATGCCAGAGGTGCTGCAGTTGGTGACTCTTTGTGCAATATTCTTGATAAAGCAGGTTATGATGTATCAAGAGAATATTATATCAACGATGCTGGAAACCAGATCAATAACTTGGCGCTATCTGTTGAAGCGCGTTATTTCCAAGCCCTTGGTCAAGATAAGGAAATGCCTGCAGATGGCTACCATGGTGAGGACATCATTGGAATCGGTAAGAAGCTTGCAGAAGAATTTGGCGATAAATTTGTGCATGTAGAGGAAAAGGAACGTTTTGATTTCTTCCGTACATACGGACTTAAATACGAAATGGGCAAGCTAAAGCAAGACCTTGAAGATTTCCGTGTACCATTCGATGTGTGGTATTCAGAAACGTCTCTTTATGAAAATGGGAAAATTGATGTAGCATTGAACTCATTAAGAGAAAATGGCTATATTTACGAAGAGGATGGAGCAACATGGCTTCGTTCTATGGATTTCGGTGATGATAAAAACCGCGTGCTTATTAAAAATGACGGGTCTTACACATATTTGACTCCAGATATTGCTTATCATAAAGATAAATTGGAAAGAGGCTTTACAAAGCTAATCAACGTTTGGGGTGCTGACCACCACGGCTATATTCCGCGTATGAGAGCAGCTATCCAAGCATTAGGCTATGATAAGGACGCTTTAGAAGTGGAAATCATTCAGCTTGTTCATCTGTACAAAAACGGTGAAAAGATGAAAATGAGCAAACGTACAGGTAAAGCAGTTACAATGAGAGACTTAGTGGAAGAAGTAGGATTGGACGCAACACGTTACTTCTTTGCGATGAGAAGTGCTGACACACATCTTGATTTTGACCTTGATTTGGCAGTATCTCAATCAAACGAAAATCCTGTATACTATGCTCAATATGCACACGCACGTATTGCGAGCATTTTAAGACAAGGGAAAGAACAAGGGATTGAGCTAGATAATAATCTTGATGTTTCCCATATTACTGCAGAAAAAGAGTTCGACCTATTAAAGAAATTAGGGGAATTCCCACAAGCAGTAACAGAAGCAGCAGCAAAAAGAATGCCTCACCGCATCACAAATTATATCTATGATTTAGCATCAACATTCCATAGCTTCTATAATGCAGAAAAAGTATTGGATGCAGACAATATGGAAAGAACAAAAGCAAGATTGGCACTAATCCAATCAACAAAAATCACATTGAAAAACGCACTGCATCTTATCGGTGTTTCTGCGCCAGAGAAAATGTAA
- a CDS encoding ABC transporter permease: MFLNIYLKELKDSFRDKRTLLLTVFLPIIIMTLLTLFYEKLVSDGEGESYQLAVAATLPEEIKTSLLANSSIELVEAKNPEEALQNGEAQAALMTDDNFANLVAEKQNAELTIIGDSFSQSSSTLMSLTQAALSQYESIIVSERLESLGVEADTIKPLSITQEELSEDPTINLVAMLIPLILAVAISVGAGPSAADFFSGEKEKKTMEALLMTPVNRSTLVFAKWLTISTIGTVTGIITLLVVVLEIAFLTENLKNAIEIGDNFGLSVILALVLTIVYSMFIASLLMLTSIIGKTIKESQSYSAPIMMVTILPLMFMSNVGINELEFKHFAIPVMNIYSLLKELIFGITNFEHFFITIGSNLIVLVVVFLIGRIMFLKDKWVMN, encoded by the coding sequence ATGTTTCTTAATATATATTTAAAAGAATTGAAGGATTCCTTTCGAGATAAACGGACATTATTATTAACGGTGTTTTTACCTATTATTATCATGACATTACTTACTTTATTTTATGAAAAATTGGTTTCGGATGGGGAAGGTGAATCCTATCAGCTTGCTGTAGCTGCCACTCTACCTGAAGAAATAAAAACGTCCTTGCTTGCCAACAGCAGCATTGAGCTAGTTGAAGCGAAGAACCCGGAAGAAGCGTTACAAAATGGAGAAGCTCAGGCTGCTTTAATGACAGATGATAATTTTGCCAACCTTGTAGCTGAAAAGCAGAACGCAGAATTAACGATTATCGGTGATTCGTTCAGTCAAAGCTCCTCTACACTCATGTCCCTTACACAAGCTGCTCTGTCCCAATATGAGAGCATAATAGTTTCAGAAAGATTAGAGTCTCTTGGCGTTGAAGCTGATACAATTAAGCCGTTGTCAATAACACAGGAAGAATTGAGTGAGGACCCGACTATTAATCTTGTGGCAATGCTCATTCCCCTTATTCTTGCTGTCGCAATCAGTGTTGGAGCAGGACCTTCTGCTGCTGATTTCTTTTCAGGGGAAAAAGAAAAGAAAACAATGGAGGCATTACTGATGACTCCTGTCAACCGCTCTACACTTGTATTTGCCAAATGGCTAACAATTTCAACAATAGGCACAGTCACAGGAATTATCACATTGCTTGTTGTCGTATTGGAAATAGCCTTCTTAACAGAAAACCTTAAAAATGCTATTGAGATTGGGGATAATTTTGGTTTAAGTGTTATCTTGGCACTTGTGCTAACAATTGTTTACTCCATGTTTATAGCTTCCCTGCTTATGCTGACTAGCATCATCGGCAAAACAATTAAGGAATCACAAAGCTATAGTGCACCAATTATGATGGTTACGATATTGCCTTTAATGTTTATGTCAAATGTCGGTATAAATGAGTTAGAGTTCAAACATTTCGCCATACCTGTTATGAATATTTACTCCCTGCTTAAAGAGCTGATCTTTGGTATAACTAACTTTGAACATTTCTTTATCACAATTGGAAGCAATCTTATTGTATTAGTAGTTGTTTTCCTTATCGGCAGAATCATGTTTTTGAAGGATAAATGGGTGATGAATTAA
- a CDS encoding ABC transporter ATP-binding protein: protein MITVQKVSKTFKDKKTYVAALKHVSFHIKKGETVGLLGENGAGKTTLLRSIATLLQPTEGIITVSGFDTKTNPNEIKQKIGVLFGGETGLYDRLSARENLEYFARLYGLSKHETRVRIDELARMFGMRDYLDRKVGNFSKGMRQKVAIARTLIHNPEIILFDEPTTGLDITSSNVFRQLVHQLKQDGKTIIFSSHIMEEVSLLCDSVAMMHKGELVHHGSLENLYKAEGSNDLNYIFMSRLVRGGNAHVS from the coding sequence ATGATAACAGTACAAAAGGTATCGAAAACATTTAAAGATAAAAAGACTTATGTAGCCGCATTAAAGCATGTGTCTTTCCACATAAAGAAAGGAGAAACAGTCGGCTTATTAGGAGAAAATGGGGCAGGAAAAACAACATTACTCCGGTCGATTGCTACTTTGCTACAGCCAACAGAGGGGATTATCACTGTCTCTGGTTTTGATACGAAGACAAATCCAAATGAAATAAAGCAAAAGATTGGCGTATTATTCGGTGGTGAAACAGGTTTGTACGATCGCTTATCAGCAAGGGAGAATCTAGAATACTTTGCCCGCCTATACGGACTCAGCAAACATGAAACAAGGGTACGGATTGATGAATTAGCAAGGATGTTTGGAATGAGAGATTATCTTGACCGAAAAGTCGGCAATTTCTCTAAAGGCATGCGCCAAAAAGTGGCTATAGCTAGAACGCTTATTCATAACCCAGAAATTATTCTTTTCGATGAACCAACGACAGGTCTTGATATTACCTCCTCCAATGTGTTTCGTCAGCTTGTCCACCAGCTGAAGCAGGACGGCAAAACGATTATATTCTCGAGCCATATTATGGAGGAGGTGTCACTTTTGTGTGACAGTGTTGCGATGATGCATAAAGGTGAGCTTGTCCACCATGGCAGCCTTGAAAATTTATATAAAGCAGAAGGAAGCAATGACTTAAACTATATCTTTATGAGCAGACTTGTTAGAGGAGGAAATGCCCATGTTTCTTAA
- a CDS encoding LytR/AlgR family response regulator transcription factor codes for MKIGLVDDRAIDLDKLKGIVSAIPEAEIVFATDSAEEAYEQIKKEAISLLIADIEMPNLSGYELADIIHSHALNINVIFVTGNSGYAVHAFELNVHDYIMKPYSKDRLVQSVKRLIEKSQSAEIAGRIYIKQKNDIHIILKKDIIFIERSGRSTTIHTKTEAIKTYQTLNELEGELRERDFVRSHRSFIINIHCIKSFSLYAKNSYTVTFEGTEAKAMITKEKVEFIQNNYF; via the coding sequence ATGAAAATCGGGCTAGTTGATGATAGGGCAATTGATTTAGATAAATTAAAAGGTATCGTTTCTGCCATCCCAGAGGCAGAAATTGTATTTGCAACCGACTCTGCAGAAGAGGCATATGAACAAATAAAAAAGGAAGCTATTTCTCTTCTTATTGCAGATATAGAAATGCCGAATCTGTCAGGATATGAGTTAGCTGACATTATTCACTCACATGCATTGAATATAAATGTTATTTTTGTAACGGGAAACAGTGGCTATGCAGTTCATGCTTTTGAGCTGAATGTTCATGACTATATTATGAAGCCTTATTCAAAAGACCGGCTTGTTCAGTCTGTTAAGAGGCTGATCGAAAAATCTCAGTCTGCAGAAATAGCCGGAAGAATTTATATAAAACAAAAGAATGATATACATATTATTTTAAAGAAGGACATTATTTTCATTGAGAGATCTGGAAGGTCTACAACAATCCATACGAAAACGGAAGCAATTAAGACATATCAGACACTTAATGAACTAGAAGGTGAATTAAGAGAGAGAGACTTCGTCAGATCCCACCGCTCCTTTATTATTAATATCCACTGTATTAAAAGCTTTTCCTTGTATGCAAAAAATTCCTATACGGTGACATTTGAAGGGACAGAAGCAAAAGCAATGATTACAAAGGAAAAGGTCGAATTTATTCAAAATAATTATTTCTAA